The following DNA comes from Marichromatium purpuratum 984.
GACGGTTCGCCGCGGTGGCCAGGCCGAGGGCGTAGAAGGCGGCGCTGCGCTCGTCGAGGATCGGCTCGATGGCGAGTTCGGCACGGCGTTGGGCGGCGAGGATCACCGGGGTGGAGCGCGAGCCCGGCGACAGCACCAGGGTGGCGACGCCGCCGGCGATCAGCCCGTCGAGCAGCGCCGCGCACCAGTTCAGGTTGCGCGTTCCCTGATCGGTCATCACGGACACCTCAGGCGAACTGCAGCGCGGTGGACATGGCCGCGAGCTTATGGTCGATCTCCTCCCACTCGCTGACCGGGTCGGAACCGGGGACGATGCCGGCCCCGGCGTACAACTCGGCGGTGTCGCCGGCGACGCGGGCACAGCGCAGCAGCACCCACAGCTCGCCGCTGAGGTCGGGCTCGACGATGCCGGCCGCGCCGGTGTACCAGTCGCGCTCGAAGGGCTCGTTGCGCCGCAGCCAGTCGTGGGCGTCGCGCCGCGGCTGGCCGTTGGTCGCCGGGGTGGGATGGAGCAGTTCGGCGAGGCTGAAGACATCGCCCTCGGCATCGATCTCGCCGCGCACCAGGCTCCACAGGTGCTGGGCGTTGTTGAGCTGCATTACCTGCGGACCCTCGATCGGCTCGATCCGCTCGCAGCAGCGCTCGAGCGCGGCGCGCACCGCCTCGACCACCACCTGATGCTCGTGCAGGTTCTTGGCGCAGCCGAGCAACTCGACGGTGAGTGCCGCGTCGCGCGCGGCGTCGGCGGCGCGGCAGGCGGTGCCGGCGATGGCGTCGGCCTCGACCCGGCGACCGCGCAGGGTGAACAGCCGCTCGGGGGTGGCGGCGACGAAACAGCCCTCGCGGTGACGGACGTTGATCACCTGGCAGGAGGGGAAGAGATAGGCCAGGGCGTCGTTGAGCCGGTCGAGGTCGAAGCGGCGGTGACCCTGCAGCCGCTGGCGCCGGCACAGCACCAGTTTCTCCAGCGGGCCGTCACGCTCGATGGCGTCGAGCGCGGCGAGCACCAGGTCGCGCCAGGGCTCGAGCGCCGGCTCGCTGGGACCGCGTTCGAGCGTGGCCGGGGTCTGCGGGGTGCGCGCCGGTTGCGCGAGCAGCGGCACCAGCCGCTCCAGCCAGTCGTCCCAGCGCGCCAGCAGCGCTTCGGGCTCGACCGGCAGGCGGGTGGTGAGGATCAGCGCCGATTGCTCGTTGGTGGTATTGAGCGCGACCTCGGGGATCCAGTAGACGGCGTTGGGCAGGTCGGAGGCGCCGGGCGTGGTGGTCGGCTCGGGGGTGGCGGCGAAGCCGAGCATGGCGAAGCCGCCGAGCCCGGTCTCGTCGGGGTCGAGTTGGTGCCAGTCGGGGGCGGTGGCGCGCGCTCGTTGACGCAGTTGCCGCAACCGCTGCTCGCCCTCGGCCCGCCACTCGGCGGCGATGCCGTAGCCGGCGCGTAGCTCGCCGCGATGATTGTGAGCGAATTGGAAGCGCGGGCCGGAGAGCTCGGGGGCGGCATGGAGCGGCTGGGGCAGCTCGAGGGCGAGCGAGACGAGTCCGTGCGCGCGGGTGAATGCGGGGGTGGCGATCGCCTCGCGAACGCGAGCCTTGAGCTGCTCGAGGCGTTGGAGCGGTGCAAGCATGGGATAGATCGATGGACCGGGATTGAGCGCACGGCGCGCGCGGGCGCGCCGGCGGTGGTGTCAGGGCGGTGTCGGGGTCGTCAGCCGGCGGACCGCTCGGACCAGAAGCGGTCGATGGCCGCGGTGGTCTCGGCGGGCCGGTCCCACTGCGGCATGCCACGGGTCGGCGCGATGCGTTCGGCGCGCCAGTTGTCATGACGGCAGAGAAAATCGGGCAGCTCGTGGAAGTCGATATTGGGGTCGCGATCGTAGAGCACCAGCACCGGCTGGGTGAGCGAGTCGTAGAGGCGCTCGCCGGCCTCGGGGGTGAACAGCTGTCCGGAGAGGAAGTAGAGCGGTGCGTACTTGGCCCCCGGCTGGTGCGCGGTGGCGTAGGCGTAGTCGACCATCTCGGGCGGGGTCGGGCCGGCGAAGGCCTGACGATAGAAATACTTGATGCTCGGACGCGAGGTCAGCAGCCGGAACAGGCCGTCGTTGAGTCCGGGGATGCTGAGCGCGCGGTGGACGCGTTCTGCTGCGACCCCAGTGGGCATGGCGCGGGCGTTGAAGCCGGTGGGCGAGAGCAGCACCAACGAGCCGATGCGCTGCGGGCGCAATGCGGTGGCGCGGGCGGCGAACTCGCAGCCGAGCGAGAAGGCGATCAGGTCGATCTCGCCCTCCTCCTCGACCACCCGGTCGAGGAAGTCGACCAGGGCGTTGGCATAGAGTTCGGGCGAGTAGCGGCGGTTGCCGCGATCGGAGCGACCGAAGCCGGGCAGGTCGAGGGCATAGACCCGGCGCTCGCCGCGATAGCGCTCGAACAGCGGCTTCATCTCGAAGGCGCTGGGCGCGGCGTTGACGCTGTGCACCAGCACCAGCGGGCGCGTCCCGCTGGGGCCGTCGACATAATAGTGGATGCGACCACCGTGCTCGGTGACGAGGTCGTGCGCGGGCGCCTCGAGCGCCGCTGGCAGCTCGACACCGCCGTCTGCACTGTGTTGCTCGGGACGGGCGATGGAGGAGTCGATACCTGAGTCCATGTGATTGTCACCTCTTGTCTTGAGTGGACGCGAGCGCGTCGGCGCCGGGCGTCTCGTGCGCGGCGCGGCGGCAGATCTCGCGGGTCAGCCGTTTGAATACCAGACGGTGGATGGGTTCCAGCGCGTACCAGTAGAGCAACCCCCAGACCCCGGCCGGATGCCAGTAGCCGCTGGTGGTGAGCCGGGCGCGACCGGGGCCGCGCGGCTCGATCTCGAACTCCATCATACCCGCCCCGGGGGCGCGCATGCCGAACCCGAGGGTCAGACGTCGTCCCGGTTCGAGCCCGATCACCGTCCAGTGGTCGATGCGATCGCCGGCGCGCAGCTGCTGCGGATGACGCCGGCCGCGGCTGCGTCCGGGGCCGCCGATGGCCCAGTCGAACCACTCGCGGAGCGACCACAGGGCATTGCAGCAGTAGTAGCGGTTGTCGCCGCCGATGGCCGCGAGCCGCCGCCACAGCGCGGCGGGGTCGGCGCTGGTCTCCGCGCTCACCCGCAGCCGCTTGGCGTAATAGGCGTAGTCCGGGCGCTGCTGGCGCGCGCCTAGCGCGCCCTCGGTCCAGCGGCTGATCACGGCGGTGCGGCGTTCGGCGTCGAGCGCGGCGGCGACCGCCTCGCGGAAATCGAGCAGCCGCTGCGGCAACAGGCGGCGCAGCTCGGCGTCGTCGGCGTGGAAGTCGTGGCGCAGCCCGCCGATGAGGGCGCGGGCGATGTCGGTCGGCACCGCAGTGACCAGCCGCAGCCAATAGGCCGACAGCCCCGGGGTGAGGACCGGGACCGGGAGGATCCAGGGGGGACGACGCCCGGCGGTCTCGGCCAGGATGCGCATCATCTCGGCATAGGTCAGCTGTTGTGGGCCCGCGGCATCGAAGCTGCGACCTGCGCTGGCCTCGACCCAGGGGATGCGCGCGAGATAGTACAGCAGGTTATCGAGCGCGATCGGTGGCGACAGGGACTGCACCCAGCGCGGGGTGATCATCGCCGGCAGATGATAAACCAAATCGCGCATTACCTCGAACGCCGCCGAGCCCGGCCCGACGATGATCCCGGCGCGCAGCTCGGTGACCGGGACCGGGCCCTCGCGCAGCACCTCGCCGGTGCGTCGGCGCGAGACGATGTGCTCGCTGGTGGCCGTCGCCGGCGCCAGTCCGCCGAGATAGACGATGCGCTCGACCCCGGCGGCGGCTGCGGCGGCGGCGAAGTTGGTTGCCGCCTCGAGGTCGAGCCGGGCGAAGCCGCGCCCGGCGGCCATCGAGTGCACCAGATAGTAGGCGACCTCGATCCCGGCGAGTGCGGCGGGCAGGGTGGCGGGGTCGAGGGCGTCGGCCGCGACCAGCTCGACGTCCTCCCAGCCGCGCGCCGCGAGCACCGCCGGGTTGCGCGCGCTGGCGCGCACCCGGTGGCCGCGGGCGCGCAGCAGTGGCACCAGGTGGCCGCCGATATAGCCGCTGGCGCCGAAGACCAGACAGTGCGTGCTGCGTTCGGTATCGGGGCAGGGGTGAGGCTGGTCGTTCATCGTCGGGACTCCGCTCGGCGATCCTGGGGGCGACATTGCCGTCATCTTCTAGGCACTTGCGGGTCGCTTTGGTGCGCTGCAATGGCACGGCCTGTCGTCGCCTCGAGGCGGCGGTCGTCGACAGGGCGTGAGCGGGGTTTGCGTCCCCCGATGCCTTTGTGGTTCAACTGACCGCATCGAGCCCATCCCGAGGACGCCGCTTGCGCACGTTTGCCCGTACTCCATTGTTGCTCCTGTGGTGCTGTCTGGCGGCGTTGTTGAGCGCGGGCTGTGCCGGGACCGGCGCGGTTCGTGATACGGCCGCCGGCGATGACGCCGTGGTGCGACTCTATCCGGGCACGGGCGCACGGGCGGGCGATCTGGTGGTGCTCGGGCACGGTTTCCTGCGCGAGCAGTCGACCCTGGCCGGGCTGGCGCGGACCCTGGCTGCGGCCGGGGTCGATTGCGCGACCCTCGACTTCACCGCGCAACGCCCTTGGGACGGCGCCCATCTGCGCAACGGTCTGGCGATGATCCGCGTCGCCGATCGGCTCGGTGCGCGTCGGGTGGTCTATGTCGGCTTCTCGGCCGGTGGGCTGGCGGCGTTGGTGGCCGCGCGCAATGATCCGCGCGCCCGTGGTGTGGTCACCCTGGATCTGGTCGACGCCGCCGGCCTCGGGCGTGCCACGGCCGCGGCGCTGTCGGTGCCGCTGGTCGGACTGGTGGGCGAGCCGGGGCGCTGCAATGCACACAATGGGGCACGGCTGGTCTATGCCCAGGCCTCACTGGGGCGATTCGAGCAGATCGTTGGGGCCGGTCACTGTGATTTCGAGTCACCGACCGGGGCCTTGTGCGAGATGCTCTGTGGCAGCGCCGATCCGGCCCGTAGCGCGAGGGTGCGTGCGCGTGCTCGCGCGGCGGTGCTGGGGTTGCTGGACCCCGTGGATTCCATCTCAGCGGAGTGACCCGATGCTTTCCCGACTTGCACACTGGATCGAACGACACCCGCCGCTGCATCGTCTGGCGCTGCGGGTGTGGCGGCTGTTCCCGGCGCGCCTGGCCGGATTCCTCAAGGGGGTGTTCGCGCGCCGCTGGGTGGTGGGCGCGGTGGCGGTGATGATCGACGAGACGGTGACGCCGCCCGAGGTGCTGCTGGTCGAGCACAGCTATCGGCGTCGCGGTGCCTGGGGACTGCCCGGCGGTTCGGTGGAGTCGATCCCGGGCAGTCCGACCGCCCCCGGCGGGGCGGCCTCGCCGGACGACGTGCTCGAGGCGACCCTGGCGCGCGAGGTCGAGGAGGAGCTGGGTTTTGCCATCGACGGCATCGAGCTGCTGCGCGTCGATGCCGTGCCTTTCATCCCCGAGGAGCCCGGTCCCTATCGCCTCGACTTCTATTTCCGCTGCCACCCGGTCGCGGGCTTCGCGCCGCTGCGCGAGGCCGCCGCAGCGCCGCGCTCGCCGGAGATCAGCGCGGTGCGCATGGTGGCGCTGCCGACGCTCGCCGACTACGACCTGTTCTCGCCCGACGCCCGCTTCCTCCGCGAGGACCTGCCGCGGCTCTGTCCCGGACTCGGCGGCTGAGTGCTCAGGCGGCCTCGTCGAGCGGCTGCTCGACGGTCTTGGCCATGCGCTTGGCGAAGTAGTAGATGCGCTTGAACTTCTCGATGATGTCGACCTCGATGGTGTAGGCGGGGATCCGCTTGGGTTCCTGGGCGACCAGGCGCTGCGCCTGGTGGATCGCCGCCGAGTCGGCAATACGCGAAATCTCCTGCTTCATGGTGGTGACGCTGCGCGCGGCCAGCTCGTTGTTCTGCGCTACCGCCTGGATCGCCGCGGTCACCGCGCGGGTGACGCTGCGGTGGAAGCCGTTGAGCACCTGGCGGGTCGGCGTGCTGATCGAGACCCCGGCGTCGATGCGCTCGTGACCGAGCATCACCAGGTTGGTCTCGACCACGTCACCGATGTTCTCGAGGTCGTTGACCGCCTCCATCAGCCCCATCAGCTCGCCGGTCTGACGCTCGGTGAGACTCAGTCGGCTGATCTTGCCGAGATAGGTGAGGATCTGCGCGTGCAGGGTGTCGACATCGTTGTCCATCAGCTCGACCTCGCGCAGCATCTGTTTGTCGCCGCTGAGGATCGCCGGCATGCTGCGATCGAGCATGCGCTGGACGTATTCACCCATGTGCAGGATCTCCAGACGCACCCGGTCGAGTGCGAGCGACGGAGTGGTGAGCAGCTCGTCGTCGAGATACTTGGCCCGCACCACCACCGCCGCCTCGCCGAGCGGGCGCTCCGGCACCAGCCATTCCACCAGGCGCGCGAACTGACCGGCGAAGCCGATGAAGATCAATGTGTTGGCGATGTTGAACAGGGTGTGGGCGTTGGCCAGCTGACGCGGCACCTCGGCGGCGAGGCGTTCGGCGCCGACGAGTTCGGGATGACGCGGTGAGATCTCCTGGACCAGGGTCGACAGCTCGCCGATGAAGCCGACCCAGAGCAGTACCCCGGCGATGTTGAAGATGACGTGGACCAATGCTGCGCGCAGCGCCTCGCGCGACTTGCCGATCGCCGCCAGCAGCGCGGTGACACAGGTGCCGATGTTGGCGCCGAAGGCCAGGGCGATGCCGGCCGGGAGGGTGATGAAGCCCTGGCTGGCCATGACGATGGCGATACCGGTGGTCGCCGCCGAGGACTGGATCAACCCGGTGAAGAGCGCCGCCACCAGGATGCCGAGCAGCGGATTCTCCATATGGGTCATGAAGTCGAGGAAGGGCTGATAGCTGCGTAGCGGCGCCATCGCATCGCTCATCACCCCCATGCCGAAGAACACCATCCCCAGCCCCATCAACATCCCGCCGTAGTGACGCGCGCGCTCGCCCTTGGCGAAGAACTGCAGGGTGAAGCCGACACCGATCATCAACAGCGCCGCTTCGGTGATCTGGAAGGCGATCAGCTGGGCGGTGACCGTCGAGCCGATGTTGGCGCCCATGATCACCCCGACCGACTGTGACAGGGTCATCAGTCCGGCGCTGATGAAACCGACCACCAGCACCGTGGTCACCGATGAAGAGTTGATCACCGCGGTGACGAAGGCACCGGTGAGCGCGCCCATGAAGCGGTTGACGGTGAGCTTGGCGAGGATGTCCTTCATGCGCTCGCCGGCGACCGCCTTGAGCGCGTTGGCCATTTGCTCCATGCCGAAGAGGAACAGCGCCAGACCGCCGAGCAACCCCATGCCCATGGTGGTCCAGTCGATCGTCTCGGTCGCGTCGTCGGCCAGGGCGAGGGTGGGCAGCGCGAGCGCGCCTAGGATGCAGACCAGCAGTGGCCACTGACGCTGGGCGGTGTGGTGGGGCGGCGGAGGGATCGGCTTCATGGGGTCGAGTTGCGGGGGGATTTGACGATGGTCACCGGGGTCGTCGCGCGGTGGACCACGCGTTCGGCCACCGAGCCGATCAGCAGGTGTCTGAGCCCGGTCAGACCCTTGCTGCCCATCACGATCTGCTGCGCCGCCCGGCGCTCGGCGATCTCGAGGATACGAGTGCTCGGCAGGCCCTTGACCAGCAGGGTCTCGGCCCCCTGCAGTGGTGCGAGATCGGGGTGGCGCGCGCTCACCGCCGCGACGAACTCATCGAACATCTCGGCGGCGCCGTCTTCGATGCGGTGGAGCTGCTTCTTCTTCAGCGCGCGACCGTAGTAGCCGGGCATGCTGAAGGGGTCGTGGACGACGTGGAGGATCAGCAGCGGTCGCTTGCGACAGCCGGCCAGCTCGGCGGCGAAGGTCAGCGCGGCCTCCGAGTGTGGCGAGAAGTCCACCGGTACCAGGATCGGGCTGGGGGCGGTCGGCTTGGTCATCGGTGCTCCTGATCGCCTGCGAGTGGTCCATGCCGGTCATGGGGTCAGGGTCGGGGCGGACACCGGCGAACACCAGGTCGCGCGCCCTGGCGACCCCCGCATTATGACACCTGTTTGACGGAATCGTGACGACGCCGGGTCGGCCTCAGGTCGTGTCCGCGAAGTGGTTGTAGGCGGCCAGTAGCGGCTCGCTCGGATAGCGTAGCGGCAGCAGGTGCTTGCGCCCTCGGGTGATCACCCCGATCCAGTCGGGGTGGGCGCCGTAGAGTACATGGTGGTTGGCAATGCCGCCGGCGTCGAGCCAGCAGGTCTCATCCCGCGACAATGGGGTGTGGCCGACGATGCAAGGGGTCTGCTCGCGCACCCCGAGACAGCGTCGCAGCCGTGCCAGATCGCTGGCACCATAGCCCTTGGGCGAGTTGTTGCGGCGCAGCCGCACATGGGTGAGCTGATGGGCGAGGCGCGGGTGACGGTCGATCTCGACCAGCATCTGCCAGGTGCAGTAGCCGGTCGGCGGGCCGGCATGGCAGGCGATATAGCTGGGGGCGACGGCCACATAGGGCAGCAGCTCGTAGAAGCGGTGCATGGCGTCGCGATAGGCCTGACCCCGGCTGGCGATCAGATGCTGCTCCCAGACCAGCCCCTGGGGGATGCCGGCCTTGCTGATCTCGTCGGAGAAGCTGTCGTGATTGCCGCGCAGGTAGAACACCCGGTCGGGAAAGCGCACCTTAAGGCGGAAGATTAGCTCCATCATCAGCACCGAGTCCTCCATCTCCGCCTCGCGTCCCGGGGCGTCGGGCTGGACGGCGTCGCCGAGCAGGATCAACACCGCGCTGCCCTCGGCGAGCGCGTCGAGAAAACCGCCCTGGGTGAGCACCACTAGCAGGTTGTCGATGCGGGCATGGAGGTCGCCGACGAAGATCGGGCGTGGCCGCTCGGGCAGCGCCAGCAGCCCGCCGGGCCGATCGTCCGCGGTGCGCACCCGATAGGGCTCGGTGGCGAGCAGGGTGTTGACCCGCTCGAGCAGCGTCAGTGCCTCGGCGCCGGGCAGCGGTTCCAGCGGGCCGCGCAACAGGCCGTGCAGCTGGCCGAGCTGGCGCCGTCGCCAGCGCGCCATGCGCTCGCGCGTGCTGCGCGCGGTGAGTGGGGCGATACAGGCCGGAGCGCGGGTCGACTTGCGCTTGAGCGCCAGCCCCTTGGGCGAGAGCTTGAGCCGCAGGTGGCGCTCCTCGACCAGCTTGGGGTAGCGCAGCAGACGACGCTGGAGTTGATCGCGTCGCCCGAGGGTGAGCGCCTCGCCGTGATGGAGACGGAGGAAGCCGCTGATGTCGCTGAAGTACTCGTCGGGATCAAGCAACAGATAGTCGCCGCTGGGTTGGAGCTGGGCGCAGGCGTCGAAACACAGTTCCGGGTAGAGGTGCAGGCGATAGCCAGGTTCGCTGCCGAGCTGGATCTGCAGCGGCAGGGTCGGTGCGGGGATGCGCACCTTCTCGGTGCCGAGCCGCAGCGAGCCGCTGAGATCGACGTCCTCGCACCCCTCCAGTTCCTGGACCAAGCCGTGGAACTGCTGGAGGAAGGTCTTACGGGCGTTGCGTTTTGTCACCATGGCGCTGGGCCTCTGGAGTGATGGCGATCCGCTCCGGGATCGCCAGGGCGCGGGTGCGGACATGTACGATCATCCCGGCGCGATGAAGGATCATCGCCAGTCGCGCACAGGTCTCGACCTGGGCGTGGATCTGTTCGGGCTCGATGTGCTGATCGATCGGGTGGGTGCCGCGACGCGCGCGCGCGAGCCGATCGGCGACGATGGTCTCGGCAGCGGGGAGCAGGAACTCGAAGGCGAAGCGGTGGCGCCAGTCGATACCGAGCAGCGAGCGGCGTGGCGGCGGGATCTGGATCCGGGGCGGATCGAGCCGCAGTCGTGCCCAGCCCTCGAGCCAGGCGGTATCGAACAGCGCGAGCGCCTCGGGCTGGTCGACGAAGGGCAGCCCGAGATGGATCTCACGCGGGCGCAGGGCGAGCACCCGGTCGCGCCACCAGCCCTTGTGCGAGAGGTCGACATAGCCCTCGCCGGGCCAGCCGCCGAGGCGTTCGACCAGGGTGGTCTTGCCCGAACCGGGTGGGCCGGTCACCAGCAGCTGGCCGAAGCGGACCTCGGGCGAGAGCGGTACACCACGGATGTACACCGGCGACTCGACCGGGCGTAGTGGCAGCACCAGGCGACCGGTCGTGTCACTCATCGCGCCCGCCCCCGGGCTCGATCTCTAGCCGAAGATGCCTGCCAGCACATAGAAGAAGATCGCCGCGAGGATCGCCCCGGCGGGCAGGGTGATGATCCAGGAGAGCACGATGTTGCCGATCACCCGCAGGTCGAGCGCGGCGATCCCTCGCGAGAGCCCCACGCCCATCACCGCCCCGACAGCGATGTGGGTGGTCGAGACCGGCAGCCCGGTCTTGGAGGCGAGCACCACCACGCTGGCTGCGGCCAGGGTGGCGCTGAAGCCGCGCGTCGGGGTGAGTTCGGTGATCTTGGTGCCGATGGTCTGCATCACCCGATAGCCCATGGTCGCTAGGCCGACGACGATACCGACGCCGCCGAGGGCGAGGATCCACAGCGGCAGCGGGGCCTTAGCCATCACCTCGCCGCCGCTGTTGATGATCGCCACGATCGCCGCCAGCGGGCCGATGCCGTTGGCGACGTCGTTGGAGCCGTGGGCGAAGGCCATGGCACAGGCGGTGAACAGCATCATCGGTGTGAACACCCGCTCGACGCTGGCGAAGTGGAAGCTGCGATCGGCGTTGGGGTCGACCTCGACGCGGTCGATGAGCAACTTGCCGACGGCGGCGGTGGCCAGCCCGATCAGGGTCGCGGTGAGCAGGGTGGCCGACAGCGAGAGATGGAAGTCGAGGTGTTTGAGGCCCTTGAACAGGGTCACCAGGCTGACGATCCAGCCGACCAGGAAGACATAGACCGGTCCCCAGCGCTTGGCCTGACGGAAGGGATCCTCGGTATTG
Coding sequences within:
- a CDS encoding inorganic phosphate transporter gives rise to the protein MEIISEWGSVFLILAIVFGLYMTWGIGANDVANAMGTSVGSGAITVKQAIVIAAIFEFAGAFIAGGNVTSTIRSGIIDAGAVATQPELLVFGMLAALLAAAIWLMIASTRGWPVSTTHSIVGAIVGFAVAGIGIHAVHWDKIGQIVASWVISPVLGGAVALLLMLSIRTLILNTEDPFRQAKRWGPVYVFLVGWIVSLVTLFKGLKHLDFHLSLSATLLTATLIGLATAAVGKLLIDRVEVDPNADRSFHFASVERVFTPMMLFTACAMAFAHGSNDVANGIGPLAAIVAIINSGGEVMAKAPLPLWILALGGVGIVVGLATMGYRVMQTIGTKITELTPTRGFSATLAAASVVVLASKTGLPVSTTHIAVGAVMGVGLSRGIAALDLRVIGNIVLSWIITLPAGAILAAIFFYVLAGIFG
- a CDS encoding ATP-binding protein, with amino-acid sequence MSDTTGRLVLPLRPVESPVYIRGVPLSPEVRFGQLLVTGPPGSGKTTLVERLGGWPGEGYVDLSHKGWWRDRVLALRPREIHLGLPFVDQPEALALFDTAWLEGWARLRLDPPRIQIPPPRRSLLGIDWRHRFAFEFLLPAAETIVADRLARARRGTHPIDQHIEPEQIHAQVETCARLAMILHRAGMIVHVRTRALAIPERIAITPEAQRHGDKTQRP
- a CDS encoding universal stress protein, with amino-acid sequence MTKPTAPSPILVPVDFSPHSEAALTFAAELAGCRKRPLLILHVVHDPFSMPGYYGRALKKKQLHRIEDGAAEMFDEFVAAVSARHPDLAPLQGAETLLVKGLPSTRILEIAERRAAQQIVMGSKGLTGLRHLLIGSVAERVVHRATTPVTIVKSPRNSTP
- a CDS encoding Na/Pi cotransporter family protein codes for the protein MKPIPPPPHHTAQRQWPLLVCILGALALPTLALADDATETIDWTTMGMGLLGGLALFLFGMEQMANALKAVAGERMKDILAKLTVNRFMGALTGAFVTAVINSSSVTTVLVVGFISAGLMTLSQSVGVIMGANIGSTVTAQLIAFQITEAALLMIGVGFTLQFFAKGERARHYGGMLMGLGMVFFGMGVMSDAMAPLRSYQPFLDFMTHMENPLLGILVAALFTGLIQSSAATTGIAIVMASQGFITLPAGIALAFGANIGTCVTALLAAIGKSREALRAALVHVIFNIAGVLLWVGFIGELSTLVQEISPRHPELVGAERLAAEVPRQLANAHTLFNIANTLIFIGFAGQFARLVEWLVPERPLGEAAVVVRAKYLDDELLTTPSLALDRVRLEILHMGEYVQRMLDRSMPAILSGDKQMLREVELMDNDVDTLHAQILTYLGKISRLSLTERQTGELMGLMEAVNDLENIGDVVETNLVMLGHERIDAGVSISTPTRQVLNGFHRSVTRAVTAAIQAVAQNNELAARSVTTMKQEISRIADSAAIHQAQRLVAQEPKRIPAYTIEVDIIEKFKRIYYFAKRMAKTVEQPLDEAA
- a CDS encoding alpha/beta fold hydrolase — its product is MDSGIDSSIARPEQHSADGGVELPAALEAPAHDLVTEHGGRIHYYVDGPSGTRPLVLVHSVNAAPSAFEMKPLFERYRGERRVYALDLPGFGRSDRGNRRYSPELYANALVDFLDRVVEEEGEIDLIAFSLGCEFAARATALRPQRIGSLVLLSPTGFNARAMPTGVAAERVHRALSIPGLNDGLFRLLTSRPSIKYFYRQAFAGPTPPEMVDYAYATAHQPGAKYAPLYFLSGQLFTPEAGERLYDSLTQPVLVLYDRDPNIDFHELPDFLCRHDNWRAERIAPTRGMPQWDRPAETTAAIDRFWSERSAG
- a CDS encoding metallophosphoesterase produces the protein MVTKRNARKTFLQQFHGLVQELEGCEDVDLSGSLRLGTEKVRIPAPTLPLQIQLGSEPGYRLHLYPELCFDACAQLQPSGDYLLLDPDEYFSDISGFLRLHHGEALTLGRRDQLQRRLLRYPKLVEERHLRLKLSPKGLALKRKSTRAPACIAPLTARSTRERMARWRRRQLGQLHGLLRGPLEPLPGAEALTLLERVNTLLATEPYRVRTADDRPGGLLALPERPRPIFVGDLHARIDNLLVVLTQGGFLDALAEGSAVLILLGDAVQPDAPGREAEMEDSVLMMELIFRLKVRFPDRVFYLRGNHDSFSDEISKAGIPQGLVWEQHLIASRGQAYRDAMHRFYELLPYVAVAPSYIACHAGPPTGYCTWQMLVEIDRHPRLAHQLTHVRLRRNNSPKGYGASDLARLRRCLGVREQTPCIVGHTPLSRDETCWLDAGGIANHHVLYGAHPDWIGVITRGRKHLLPLRYPSEPLLAAYNHFADTT
- a CDS encoding DUF2867 domain-containing protein, which translates into the protein MNDQPHPCPDTERSTHCLVFGASGYIGGHLVPLLRARGHRVRASARNPAVLAARGWEDVELVAADALDPATLPAALAGIEVAYYLVHSMAAGRGFARLDLEAATNFAAAAAAAGVERIVYLGGLAPATATSEHIVSRRRTGEVLREGPVPVTELRAGIIVGPGSAAFEVMRDLVYHLPAMITPRWVQSLSPPIALDNLLYYLARIPWVEASAGRSFDAAGPQQLTYAEMMRILAETAGRRPPWILPVPVLTPGLSAYWLRLVTAVPTDIARALIGGLRHDFHADDAELRRLLPQRLLDFREAVAAALDAERRTAVISRWTEGALGARQQRPDYAYYAKRLRVSAETSADPAALWRRLAAIGGDNRYYCCNALWSLREWFDWAIGGPGRSRGRRHPQQLRAGDRIDHWTVIGLEPGRRLTLGFGMRAPGAGMMEFEIEPRGPGRARLTTSGYWHPAGVWGLLYWYALEPIHRLVFKRLTREICRRAAHETPGADALASTQDKR
- a CDS encoding NUDIX hydrolase, with product MLSRLAHWIERHPPLHRLALRVWRLFPARLAGFLKGVFARRWVVGAVAVMIDETVTPPEVLLVEHSYRRRGAWGLPGGSVESIPGSPTAPGGAASPDDVLEATLAREVEEELGFAIDGIELLRVDAVPFIPEEPGPYRLDFYFRCHPVAGFAPLREAAAAPRSPEISAVRMVALPTLADYDLFSPDARFLREDLPRLCPGLGG
- a CDS encoding isochorismate synthase yields the protein MLAPLQRLEQLKARVREAIATPAFTRAHGLVSLALELPQPLHAAPELSGPRFQFAHNHRGELRAGYGIAAEWRAEGEQRLRQLRQRARATAPDWHQLDPDETGLGGFAMLGFAATPEPTTTPGASDLPNAVYWIPEVALNTTNEQSALILTTRLPVEPEALLARWDDWLERLVPLLAQPARTPQTPATLERGPSEPALEPWRDLVLAALDAIERDGPLEKLVLCRRQRLQGHRRFDLDRLNDALAYLFPSCQVINVRHREGCFVAATPERLFTLRGRRVEADAIAGTACRAADAARDAALTVELLGCAKNLHEHQVVVEAVRAALERCCERIEPIEGPQVMQLNNAQHLWSLVRGEIDAEGDVFSLAELLHPTPATNGQPRRDAHDWLRRNEPFERDWYTGAAGIVEPDLSGELWVLLRCARVAGDTAELYAGAGIVPGSDPVSEWEEIDHKLAAMSTALQFA